The Porites lutea chromosome 9, jaPorLute2.1, whole genome shotgun sequence sequence CCGAGGCAGTTCAACCGGCCTTTGAGAAGATTCCCCAAAAGCAAGTTGACAAGTGCCCGCACAAACCTACTGGCGTGGAGGCTGTGGTTGAAGAAGAGGTTTCTCTTCTGACAGAAAGTACACCTCCAAGTACGTCATCCAATCCGCTCCCGTTGCCAGGCAACAAAAAACCATTTGCTAGTATAGCCGTCGCTTTAGGTAGTAAAGTAACTCCCAAGCTTAAAAGGAAAATCTGGGCAAATGAGTATATCGATTTCGGGGCACTACTTTCCGTCTCCCCAGCTACTGAAAAGTATTCTTTATCTTTCAAGTCCACTGATAGCTCCCCGAGACAACCCCAGTTGACCCTGGAGCCTTTTCAACCCTCTAAGAAAATTCATAGCTTTAATCAATGGCTATCAGCTTTCAATATTATTGTAGCCATATTTACAAAGAAATTTCCCCATGAAGCCCCGCAACTTATGAAATATTGCGAGATCATTCGCGACATTTCTGC is a genomic window containing:
- the LOC140949090 gene encoding uncharacterized protein gives rise to the protein MANSKSASADQREEGASISLAVTEAVQPAFEKIPQKQVDKCPHKPTGVEAVVEEEVSLLTESTPPSTSSNPLPLPGNKKPFASIAVALGSKVTPKLKRKIWANEYIDFGALLSVSPATEKYSLSFKSTDSSPRQPQLTLEPFQPSKKIHSFNQWLSAFNIIVAIFTKKFPHEAPQLMKYCEIIRDISAKPGDWYFYDEQFRYPRQSAPDQYPWDSVHWELWLKAVTNFRTKSQFSSDKVNSGVFTLSRPRQSFPKGSCWTFHAGRYCAGCRFDHVCFKCGAKHQ